The Bos mutus isolate GX-2022 chromosome 29, NWIPB_WYAK_1.1, whole genome shotgun sequence genome includes the window ttaaaggCCCCCCAAAATAGGGCTTAAGTAGTGAGATCATTTCTATTAGACTTTATATTAGTATCAATTAATGAGTTAATCAATCAATTAACCTTAGTTAATTATTACTTTTTCTAAACAAGTACCAGATGATTTAATCTCGCCCAAATGAATGGGTCTCTTTTGGTTGATCAATGCGATAGAGAAACTCGGCAGGTAAGAAGTATCCGAGGTACTCCACTATATCTGGGGTGGTGTCATAATGGTAGTGTCCACCTTCTCCATGATGACTGAAACAATGAGTGTGCTCCAACCGCAAATCAAACCCCTAGAATGACAGAGGAGCCATCTGTTAGTCTTCCAATTAGAACTTAGGGGATAGGAGACCTTTTAAATTTAGGCTACAGTAATTTTTGGGGATAGGTAATACAGTCACATGAATCAAAATTCAGAGGGTGCAAAAGTTTATATTCAGTAAAATTCATCTTTCCAACTCCTGCCATTACCACTCCTTTCCTTAAAGGCAACCACAGTAAGCAGTATCTCCTATATCCTTCCAGAaagatctatttttttaattactcataTCTAGTATTCTGCAACTACTATGCTGTatgttgtttttcttaaattaacaATATAGCTTTCAGATCATGAGAGCTTCCTAATTCTTTCCAAATGTGATTTAGATTATTTCCAGCTCTTCTGCTATTACAACAATGATGTCATGAATAACCCTTTTCACTAATCATTTTATCATGTAAGCATATATTTAATGATTAATTCCTAAACATGTAATCACTAGATCAAAAGATATAACTAGTCAGTACAGTGGTAGATATTTGGTTTGAATTAgtctatattattatttttcaagggTAGAAAACTAGAATATGATGAATAGTATGAAGAACAGCAAATAGATCTGAATCCTGTCCTGATTCTACTGTTTAATAACATAACTTTGGatgctatttaaaatgtttggtGCTTTCAATTCTCCAAAGGTAAAATCTACTTTGCCTAGATCTTAAGTAGTCAGCTACTTGCTTCCTTACCTTTCAAGGTAATTCTAGAAACTATCCCAGTTCTTAATTAAGAACAAAAAGTGCTTAATTATTCTAAACGAATATTCTAAAAATCAAGCATTACCACTGTAATATCTTTCAATGTAAAAGACAGACATAGACTTACGGGGTCTCTGGAGACAAAAACTGGCAGACAAACCAAAGGAGCCTTCATCTCATAAAAATGCAACCATTTATTCACGTCTTCATCAGAGTTCAATGGACAGGAAGAAAATTCTGCAGGCTACAGTAAGAGGACATTAAACATGTAAACATACTGAATATTTCTGAGctaaaaatttacatataatttcATTGTTAAAAGCTTTAAGCTTTCTTATACATTCTACTGCTATTTTTGGCACCAGGAGATTCATATACCCTAGTTTTCAAAAGGACCGCCAACCAGTGTGTACACACTGAAAGATACGACTGAATAAATAAAGGAGTCTattgctgtatttttatttttcatagcttATCAGCTTTCATATGAGCATATCCTCATCCCagttttaaatgttattattgCTATTgctagatggaaaaaaaaaaagcaaggcatTGAAAGTGGAGTagaagcatcaaaaagaataaagtattgaGGAGGAATACACTTAAGGAGGCTAAAGACTTGTACATTGAAAAGTGCAAAGCATtgctgaaatgaattttaaaagactctAATAAATGGAAAGGCATCTTGTGCTCATGGATTGGACAATTTAATATTGTTGACATGTCAGTACTATCAAATATGATCTACAGATTCactgcaattcctatcaaaatcccaatggtgtttttgcagaaacagaaaaattcatcgaaaattcatatggaatctcaaGGGGCCCCAAAtcgtcaaaacaatcttgaaaaagaagaagaaagttggAAGTCTCACACTTCCTGATATCAAGCTTACTACAAAgctgtagtaatcaaaacagtgtgatacTAGCATAAAGACAGgtatacagatcaatggaacagaagagatcCCAGAAGTACATCCTTGCATATATTCTGACAAGGATGCCATGACCATTCAATGGGAAAGGACTATCTTTTTAACAAACAAAACTTGGAAAACTGATGtccatatgcaaaaaaatgaagttaGACCCTTACTTCATACCAGATACAAAAGCTAAAAATGGATAAAActcctaaatataagagctaaagcTATAaagacttttagaagaaaacatcagGAGAAAGTTTTAAGACATTGGACTTGACTTTTTAGACTTGGCATCAAAAGTACAggtaacaaaaggaaaacaagtgGCATTACATTACGctaaaaagcttttgtacagcaaagaaaagaaaagtcaacaaaatgaaaaggcaacctatggaatgggagaaaatatctgcaaaccatatatctgataaggggttaatacctAAAATACATAAGGAATTCatgagcaaaaaaaattttttttaatgatcaaagAACTGaattagacattttttccaaagaagacatacaaatgggcAACAGGTATATGAAGAAGCACTCAATATCACTATTCATTtggtaaatgcaaatcaaaaccatgagacATCAGCTCATTTTAGTGAAGATGGCTGttaccaaaaagacaagagataaagtgttggtgaggatgtagagaaaagacaacccttgtacactgctagtgggaatgtaaactggtacaaccattatggaagttcctcaaaaaattaaaaataaaactaccatatgatctagcaattctacttctaggtatatatccaaagtaaatgaaatcaccatcttgaagagatatctggactcctatgttcactgcagcagtattcATGATAGCCAAGACTGGGAAacacaacctaagtgtctgtcaaTGGATGAaaacagccaggaaattaaaagacgcttgctccttgaaagaaaagctatgaccaacatagcgcattaaaaagcagagatagtaccttgccaacaaaaatccatatagccaaagctatggtttttcagtagtcatctatggatgtgagaattggaccataaagaaggctgaacactgaagaatcgatgctttcgaactgtggtgttggagaagactcttgagagtcccttggactgcaagatcaaatcagtcaatcctaaaggaaatcaaccctgaatattcattggaaggactgacgctgaagctgaagctccaatactttggctacctcgtacgaagagacaactcattggaaaagaccctgatgctgggaaagactgaaggaaggaggagaagggggcgacagatactgagatggttggatggcatcaccaactcaatggacatgaattggagcaaattctgggagacagtggaggacagaggagcctggtatgctgcagtccatggggtgccaaagagtcagacacttagcaactaaacaataacaacaataatggaTGAAGGGACAAAGAAATTATTACCTATCTTTCTAGTTgcgatatacatatatatgaaatatcatTCAGGCTTTAAAAAGCAGGAAATCCCACCATTTGTAACAATGTAGATGAACTTGGAAGATactatactgagtgaaataagccagtcgcAGACAAATATTGggtgatatcacttgtatgtggaatctaaaaaagtccAGTCTAGAGAAACAGTAGAGTGGTGGTTGTCAGAGGCTGAGGCAGGATGGGAGTAAAATGAGGAGATGCTGATCAAAGGGTACAAAATTCAGttgtaagatgaataagtttAAAGATCTAATGTACATCATGTTAACTACAGTTTGTAATGaagtattatttatttgattttttaaaaatcctataatCATTTGGTATTTACAAATGGATTGACCTTTAATTTTGTTGtaaataatttggaaaagtaaTTAAGTAGTTtcataatatgtatttatatgtgagATCAGCTGGTTTGCCATTTAAAATTATcagactaaaaattttaaaacaatatattttgtgACAGCTTCattgttaaaacaaaacaacattaaAGTGTAACACTTTTACATTTTgttcatcattgactcaatggacatgaatttgagcaaactctgggaaatagaggacagaggagcctagcgtcctgcagtccatgggatcacaaagagtctgaaatgacttGGGAATGAACAGTGACACTTCATTCACTCACCTaccaaaaattattatttttttaaataatttttttgtttattttatttttggcttgttgggtctttgttgctacatgagggctttctctagttgctgaaaGCAAGGgccactctccagctgtggtaTGTGGGCCTCTCATtcgcaatggcttctcttgtagcagagcatgggctctagagtgtgtgggctcagtagttgtggctcgtggacttagctgccctgtggcatgtgggatcttccaggaccagggattgaacttgtgtcccctgaaaTGGCGGGTGtatacttaaccactggaccaccagggaagtcccaaaaattatttgtgaaatcCTAGATGACCTGGTTTGTCCATCATTAATAtcttataaatatattcttttttttttttttttttacagttagtccagttcaattcagttcagtcactcagttgtgtccgactctttgcgaccccatggtctatagcacaacaggcctctctgtccatcaccaacttccagagtttactcaatctcatgtcggttgagtcagtgatgccatccaaccatctcatcctctgttatccccttctcctcctgccttcaatctttcccagcatcagggtcttttctaatgagttagttctttgcatcaggtggccttcAGCcacctggagcttcagcttcagcatcagtccttccaatgaatattcagggactgatttcctttaggatggactgcttggatctccttgcagtccaggggactctcaagagtcttttccaacaccacagtttaaaagcatcaattcttcggcgctcagctttctttatagtccaactctcccatccatacaagactactcaaaaaaccgtagctttgactagacggacctttgctggcaaaataatgtctctgctttttaatatgctgtctaggttggtcataacttttcttccaaggagcaagcatcttttaatttcatggctgcagtcaccatctgcagtgattttggagcccaaacaaatagtctctcactgtttccactgtttccccatctatttgccatgaagtgatgggaccagatgccatgatcttcattttctgaatgttgagcttcaagccaactttttcactctcctctttaactttcatcaagaggctctttagttcttcactttctgccataaaggtggtatcatccgcatatctgaggttattgatatttctcccagaaatcttgattccagcttgtgcttcatccagcccagcatttgtcatgatgtactctgcatgtaagtcaaataagcagggtgacaatatacagccttgacatagtcctttctcgatttggaaccagtttgttgttccatgtccagttctaattgttgcttcctgacctgcatagagatttctcaaaggcaggtcaagtggtcaggtattcccatctttttaagaattttccacagattgttctggtccacacagtcaaaggctttggcatagtcaacaaagcagaaatagatgtttttctggaactctcttgctttttcgatgatccaacagatgttggcaatttgatctctggttcctctgccttttctaaatccagcttgaaatttgaagttcacggttcatgtactgtcaaagcctggcttggagaattttgagcattactttgctagcgtgtcagatgagtgcaattgtgcagtagtttgagcattctttggcattgcctttctttgggactggaatgaaacatgaccttttccaatcctgtggccactgctgagttttctaaatttgctgacatactgagtgcagcactttcacagtatcatataAGATTATAATTTTCATAATGAATTTTTTCCCTAAACCACAACCATCTTTTTTTTGACAACCACCTTAACAGTAAACTCAATATACTGAGGTTGGGATTCTTGCAATGCAAATGATCAGTTTCTAAGGCTGGGGTGCCATCAGGGCAGGAGAGCCTGACTCCAAattaactttgggcttccctgataactcagttggtaaagaatccgcctgcaatgcaggagaccccggtctgattcctgggttgggaaaatctcctggagaagggaaaggctacccactccagtattcttgggcttcccttgtggctcagctagtgaagaatccacctgcaatgcaggagacctgggttcaatccctgggtttggaagatcccctggagaagggaaaggctaccctctccagtattctggcctagagaattccatggactgaactgtataatccatggggtcgcaaagagtcagacacaactgatcaactttcacttgcactttcaaGGCTTATACTCAGAGCTATCTTGATCTTTGAAACTAACTAAGAAGAAAgttctattattattaacatGAAGAAAGCACTCTAGCAGGACCTTATCATATAACATGCTTTACAGTATTCTTTGTCATTTAAATTTAAGGTAATACGATCATAGTAAAAGGATTTGTTCAGAACGTCTTTAAAGGTTAAATTCTCAATGTATATTAAAATCTCCTACAATCTTAagcacatgcacatgcacacacacacacacacacatgtgcagagGCCTTTACCATAATATGAGTCTTCACTTTTCCCTTCTGAATTATGAAAGCACCTCCCATTCCTACAGGCTTATCTCCATAATGTTTTTCAAGAGTCTGCCTCATACATGTCACAAAGTTAAGTTTTCCAGTTCTTCTTTTGACTTTCACCTCAATGACCTAGAGAGAACATAAATGTACATACCATTGTTCTAAGCTGCAAAATATTATGCAAATAACTACCAAAGTGAAACATTATATAATTCAGTGCCATCAAGCAAATATTCAATTGTTTGTTTTGAGCACCCAGATATTAGCAGAAGTGTCTCAGTCCTCTAAGTCTTTTTTCCTAAgtcttaattatatatatatatatatatatatataagatatatcaTTTACTCTAATAATGTCTTATTCATGCTTTCTTGGACTGAGAAAGAGAGTTATagcttaattttataaatttatagctAAATTCAACACTGAACTCTTGAGATTCTTACTATATGTCAATATGGTATAAGATTGAGAATTCTTTGATTTAAGGGATTAATTTCTGATAACTAGAGAGGAGAAATGactatattttctcatttcctt containing:
- the C29H11orf54 gene encoding ester hydrolase C11orf54 homolog isoform X2, with the protein product MACAEYSFHVPSLEELVGVLQKGLTDNFAEVQVSVVDCPDLTKEPFTFPIKGICGKTRIAEVGGVPYLLPLVNEKKVYDLNKIAKDIQLPGAFVLGAGAGPFQTLGFNSEVIEVKVKRRTGKLNFVTCMRQTLEKHYGDKPVGMGGAFIIQKGKVKTHIMPAEFSSCPLNSDEDVNKWLHFYEMKAPLVCLPVFVSRDPGFDLRLEHTHCFSHHGEGGHYHYDTTPDIVEYLGYFLPAEFLYRIDQPKETHSFGRD